A genomic window from Candidatus Krumholzibacteriota bacterium includes:
- a CDS encoding FtsX-like permease family protein, with translation MHYSISIAMRYLRTRRRAGLVSRVTMIAVGGTFVGVTALVIVLSLMNGFETELRSRIIGFNTHVLLFAHTPSAWEGIDSVAAIVDSIPEVLGTAPFVRGEALTYYELIPGVRVKTLGVIVKGIDLERERFVSTVVDSITPPITTFRTSGFDDGDDLPGIVLGRDLADALRIAIGEKMSLVTAPARLVLGKVKPRTKEFRVAGYFRTGVYEFDSRFAYVGLGEAEALFDFEGASHGLGVKIEDIYRAADVDEAIRGRLAVWEYGTNNWINQNRNLFSYIKVEKILMFLLLALIILIAAFNLVGMLTMVIMEKRSEIGILRSMGASSGGIMSIFMFEGTLIGSLGTGAGVAAGLAICALLDKIELGLPPDVYFINTLPVVVQPLDVLLIAAASLAISFLATVYPSWEACRVTPLDAIRYD, from the coding sequence ATGCACTATTCCATCTCCATCGCCATGCGCTATCTCCGGACCCGCCGGCGGGCGGGCCTGGTATCGCGCGTGACGATGATCGCCGTCGGGGGGACCTTCGTCGGCGTGACGGCCCTGGTCATCGTCCTTTCCCTGATGAACGGCTTCGAGACCGAACTCAGGAGCCGCATCATCGGATTCAACACGCACGTGCTCCTCTTCGCCCACACCCCCTCGGCGTGGGAGGGGATCGATTCGGTCGCGGCGATCGTCGACAGCATCCCCGAGGTGCTCGGCACGGCGCCCTTCGTGCGGGGCGAGGCCCTGACCTACTACGAGCTCATCCCCGGCGTGCGCGTCAAGACGCTGGGCGTGATCGTCAAGGGCATCGATCTCGAGCGGGAACGGTTCGTCTCGACCGTCGTCGATTCGATCACGCCGCCGATCACCACGTTCAGAACGAGCGGCTTCGACGACGGCGACGACCTGCCGGGGATCGTCCTCGGGAGGGATCTCGCCGACGCGCTCAGGATCGCGATCGGCGAGAAGATGAGCCTCGTCACCGCGCCGGCGCGTCTCGTGCTGGGGAAGGTCAAGCCCCGAACGAAGGAGTTCCGCGTCGCCGGCTATTTCCGGACGGGCGTCTACGAGTTCGATTCGCGCTTCGCCTACGTCGGCCTGGGGGAGGCGGAGGCGCTCTTCGACTTCGAGGGCGCGTCCCACGGGCTCGGCGTGAAGATCGAGGACATCTACCGGGCCGCGGACGTCGACGAGGCGATCCGCGGACGCCTCGCCGTCTGGGAATACGGCACGAACAACTGGATCAACCAGAACCGGAACCTCTTCAGCTACATAAAGGTAGAGAAGATCCTGATGTTCCTCCTGCTCGCCCTGATCATCCTCATCGCGGCCTTCAACCTCGTCGGCATGCTGACGATGGTGATCATGGAGAAACGGAGCGAGATCGGCATCCTCCGCTCGATGGGAGCGTCCTCCGGCGGGATCATGTCGATCTTCATGTTCGAGGGCACGCTCATCGGCTCGCTGGGCACGGGCGCCGGCGTGGCGGCCGGACTCGCGATCTGCGCTCTGCTCGACAAGATAGAGCTCGGGCTTCCGCCGGACGTCTATTTCATCAACACGCTGCCGGTGGTGGTGCAGCCCCTCGACGTTCTGCTCATCGCGGCCGCGTCGCTCGCGATCTCCTTTCTCGCGACGGTCTACCCGAGCTGGGAGGCATGCCGCGTGACGCCGCTCGACGCGATACGGTACGATTGA
- a CDS encoding UvrB/UvrC motif-containing protein, with product MLCQFCRKREATIHFTNVMGDTVEKIHLCRQCADEKGFDYLKKSNFTMEHLLSGLMSDAAGAAPAGMRDRCPNCGATLASIMKAGKIGCSACYEHFGEGLMPSLSHMHGNTRHRGKIPGRLGGPSRRRRLEDLRRELADAVAEERYERAAEIRDEIRSIGSTDEGGAD from the coding sequence ATGCTGTGCCAGTTCTGCAGGAAACGCGAGGCGACGATCCACTTCACGAACGTAATGGGCGACACGGTGGAGAAGATCCATCTCTGCCGGCAGTGCGCCGACGAGAAGGGTTTCGATTACCTCAAGAAGAGCAACTTCACGATGGAGCATCTCCTCTCCGGGCTGATGAGCGACGCGGCGGGCGCCGCCCCGGCGGGCATGCGCGACCGGTGTCCGAACTGCGGAGCGACCCTGGCGTCGATCATGAAGGCCGGGAAGATCGGCTGCTCGGCGTGCTACGAACACTTCGGGGAGGGGCTCATGCCGTCGCTCAGCCACATGCACGGCAATACCCGCCACCGCGGCAAGATTCCCGGACGTCTCGGCGGCCCGAGCCGGCGGCGCCGGCTCGAGGATCTCCGCCGGGAGCTCGCGGACGCCGTCGCCGAGGAGCGCTACGAGCGGGCCGCGGAGATCCGCGACGAGATCCGCTCGATCGGCTCGACGGACGAGGGGGGGGCGGACTGA
- a CDS encoding OmpH family outer membrane protein, protein MKRYAIAFVAILLTVLACGTAAAQEQKIGYIDTGKIFAEFKETVEAEEVYAKEVADWKQKAEAMEAELAQMRESLQSQSLMLSEEKLAEKKLELDQKFKEYQQYMQDVFGDNGEAARRNRELTQPIVEKINGVIATIAKEQGYTIILDAAQGNIVYAIKEIDLTEAVLLRLQEQMESIQ, encoded by the coding sequence ATGAAACGGTACGCGATCGCGTTTGTGGCCATCCTTCTGACCGTTCTCGCCTGCGGTACGGCAGCCGCCCAGGAGCAGAAGATCGGCTACATCGACACGGGCAAGATATTCGCCGAGTTCAAGGAGACCGTCGAGGCCGAGGAGGTCTACGCCAAGGAGGTCGCCGACTGGAAACAGAAGGCCGAGGCGATGGAGGCCGAGCTGGCGCAGATGCGCGAATCGCTCCAGAGCCAGAGCCTGATGCTCAGCGAGGAGAAGCTCGCCGAGAAGAAGCTCGAACTCGACCAGAAGTTCAAGGAATACCAGCAGTACATGCAGGATGTTTTCGGCGACAACGGCGAGGCGGCCCGCAGGAACCGGGAGCTGACCCAGCCGATCGTCGAGAAGATCAACGGCGTCATCGCCACGATCGCCAAGGAACAGGGCTACACCATCATCCTCGACGCCGCCCAGGGGAACATCGTCTACGCGATCAAGGAGATCGATCTGACCGAAGCGGTCCTGCTCCGTCTCCAGGAGCAGATGGAGTCGATCCAGTAG
- a CDS encoding protein arginine kinase yields the protein MGAIDELISEPASWLSGQNEESELVMSSRVRLARNLDLRSFTHRADAAELAAIRDEVRGAIGETASLGGAIVIDLDDAPEPDRMLLAERRLVSLAMVKKHVGRSLVVDRTESMSVMINEEDHLRLQAVSSGLSLGEAFARIDGLDDEIDGRLPYAWSERLGYLTACATNVGTGMRVSAMVHLPGLVRNKDIAPVLDGLSHVRLTVRGAYGEGSQAMGNFFQVSNSITLGVSEADTVRNLVSHVRKLLEFEKKAREVLMRKARSLLEDSIWRAAGILRTARVLTSKEAMGLISSVRMGVGMGIITDVGLADINEMTIMIQPMHLQFLFRRAMDAEERDRCRADYVRARFGG from the coding sequence ATGGGGGCGATCGACGAGCTGATCAGCGAGCCTGCCTCGTGGCTCTCGGGACAGAACGAGGAGAGCGAGCTGGTGATGTCCTCCCGCGTGCGGCTGGCCCGCAACCTCGATCTGCGCTCCTTCACGCACCGGGCGGACGCCGCGGAACTGGCCGCCATCCGCGACGAGGTGCGCGGGGCGATCGGGGAGACCGCCTCCCTCGGCGGGGCCATCGTCATCGATCTCGACGACGCTCCCGAGCCGGACCGGATGCTGCTCGCCGAACGGCGCCTCGTCTCCCTGGCGATGGTGAAGAAGCACGTCGGCCGCAGCCTCGTCGTGGACAGGACGGAATCGATGAGCGTGATGATCAACGAGGAGGATCATCTCCGGCTGCAGGCCGTCTCGTCGGGGCTGAGCCTCGGCGAGGCGTTCGCCCGCATCGACGGCCTGGACGACGAGATCGACGGCCGGCTGCCGTACGCCTGGTCGGAGCGGCTCGGCTATCTCACCGCCTGCGCGACCAACGTCGGCACGGGCATGCGCGTCTCGGCGATGGTCCATCTCCCCGGTCTCGTTCGCAACAAGGACATCGCGCCGGTCCTCGACGGCCTCAGCCACGTCCGCCTCACCGTCCGCGGCGCCTACGGCGAGGGCTCTCAGGCGATGGGCAATTTCTTCCAGGTCTCCAACAGCATCACCCTCGGGGTCTCCGAGGCCGATACCGTGCGGAACCTCGTGAGCCATGTCCGTAAGCTGTTGGAATTCGAGAAAAAGGCCCGCGAGGTGCTGATGCGGAAGGCACGGAGTTTGCTGGAGGATTCCATATGGCGGGCCGCGGGCATTCTGCGGACCGCGAGGGTGCTGACGTCGAAGGAAGCGATGGGCCTGATATCCTCGGTGCGGATGGGCGTCGGGATGGGCATCATCACCGACGTCGGCCTCGCCGATATCAACGAGATGACGATCATGATACAGCCCATGCATCTGCAGTTCCTCTTCCGGCGCGCGATGGACGCCGAGGAGCGGGACCGGTGCCGGGCGGATTACGTGCGCGCCCGGTTCGGCGGATGA
- a CDS encoding ABC transporter ATP-binding protein encodes MNILEAEKLDRTFPGTTTPISVLKGVDFAVAQGEVVVILGASGAGKSTLLHILGTLDRPDGGRVLIRGVDTTACGERELDRIRNRDLGFVFQFHYLLPEFSAIENVMMPAVLGGRPRAEAEKRARMLLSRVALSDRVAHRPAELSGGEQQRVAVARALMNDPGIVLADEPSGNLDETNSESLHALLVELSRSTGESFVVVTHKRELAERADRGLRLENGRLSPI; translated from the coding sequence ATGAACATCCTCGAGGCAGAGAAGCTCGACAGGACCTTTCCCGGGACGACGACGCCGATCAGCGTCCTCAAGGGCGTCGACTTCGCCGTCGCGCAGGGGGAGGTCGTCGTGATCCTCGGCGCCTCGGGCGCCGGGAAGAGCACGCTGCTGCACATTCTCGGTACGCTCGATCGTCCCGACGGCGGTCGCGTCCTGATCCGGGGGGTCGATACGACGGCATGCGGCGAGCGCGAGCTCGACCGTATCCGCAACCGCGATCTCGGGTTCGTCTTCCAGTTCCACTACCTGCTCCCCGAGTTCAGCGCGATCGAGAACGTGATGATGCCGGCCGTTCTCGGCGGCCGTCCGCGGGCGGAAGCCGAGAAACGGGCCCGCATGCTCCTCTCGCGGGTCGCCCTCTCCGATCGCGTGGCGCATCGTCCCGCGGAGCTCTCCGGCGGCGAGCAGCAGCGGGTCGCCGTCGCGCGGGCCCTGATGAACGATCCGGGGATCGTGCTCGCCGACGAGCCCTCGGGCAACCTCGACGAGACGAACAGCGAGAGCCTTCACGCGCTGCTCGTCGAGTTGAGCCGGAGCACGGGAGAAAGCTTCGTGGTGGTGACCCACAAGCGTGAGCTCGCCGAGCGGGCCGACCGCGGCCTGCGTCTCGAAAACGGCCGGCTTTCGCCGATCTGA
- a CDS encoding ATP-dependent Clp protease ATP-binding subunit — protein MNDKFTERVRKVIYLARDEANRLQHEYIGTEHLLLGIVREGEGIAAMVLRKLDLDFEQIQQAVENLVKPVGGTLTIGEVPLTPRAKRVLELAVEEARLLGHSYVGTEHLLLGLIREGDGVAARVLLELGVDRKRVRDEIMKILARSGGPGAKRAIKEKSETPTLDQFGRDLTQLARDNKLDPIIGRDHEIGRIVQILCRRKKNNPVLIGEPGVGKTAIVEGLAQRIVESKVPELLRDKRITTLDLASIVAGTKYRGQFEERLKTIINEIRDNEQVIIFIDEIHTIVGAGGAEGAIDASNMLKPALARGEIQCIGATTLDEYRKHIEKDGALERRFQSVIINPPTENETIRIIKGLRDKYEAHHRTKFTDEAITQAVHLSQRYIQGRFLPDKAIDIIDEAGARARLTVTTVPEELRKIEKRIEEVALEKESAIQAQEFEKAAAFRDTEKELRGTLQEMHREWSESRQEKESVVTEKDIAAVISEMTGIPVSDVEEEETVKLLNLEGELRRRVVGQEEALKAIATAVRRNRAGLRDPRRPIGSFIFLGPTGVGKTELARTLSATLFESEDALIQIDMSEYMEKFAISRLVGAPPGYVGYEEGGQLTEKVRRKPYSVVLLDEIEKAHPDVFNLLLQILEEGSLTDSFGRRVDFKNTVLIMTSNVGAKEVKGRKGMGFVSDEDDAGYQHMKSKILDAAKQLFNPEFINRLDEIIVFRQLLREDLMQIIEILLADLYRRLESQGLDFEITMEAKEYILDRGFDPELGARPLKRAIQKLLEDPLSERMLSGAITRNERLRITTDPGAKTLLFETVKQTQP, from the coding sequence ATGAACGACAAGTTCACCGAACGGGTCAGGAAGGTCATCTACCTCGCGAGGGACGAGGCGAACCGTCTCCAGCACGAGTACATCGGCACCGAGCATCTCCTCCTCGGGATCGTCCGCGAGGGTGAGGGGATCGCCGCGATGGTGCTGCGCAAGCTCGACCTCGATTTCGAGCAGATCCAGCAGGCGGTGGAGAACCTCGTGAAGCCGGTCGGGGGGACGCTCACGATCGGCGAGGTGCCGCTCACGCCGCGTGCGAAGCGGGTCCTCGAGCTCGCCGTCGAGGAGGCGCGCCTGCTCGGCCATTCCTACGTCGGCACGGAACACCTGCTCCTCGGCCTCATCCGGGAGGGGGACGGCGTGGCCGCGCGGGTGCTGCTCGAACTCGGCGTCGACCGCAAGCGCGTGCGCGACGAGATCATGAAGATCCTCGCGCGCAGCGGCGGGCCCGGCGCGAAGCGCGCCATCAAGGAGAAGAGCGAGACGCCGACGCTCGACCAGTTCGGCCGCGACCTGACGCAGCTCGCGCGCGACAACAAGCTCGACCCGATCATCGGCCGCGACCACGAGATCGGCCGTATCGTCCAGATCCTCTGCAGGCGGAAAAAGAACAATCCCGTTTTGATCGGCGAGCCGGGCGTCGGGAAGACGGCGATCGTCGAGGGACTCGCCCAGCGGATCGTCGAGAGCAAGGTGCCCGAATTGCTCCGGGACAAGAGGATAACCACGCTCGATCTCGCATCAATCGTTGCGGGAACGAAATACAGGGGACAGTTCGAGGAACGTCTCAAGACGATCATCAACGAGATCCGCGACAACGAGCAGGTGATCATCTTCATCGACGAGATCCACACGATCGTCGGCGCCGGCGGTGCCGAGGGGGCGATCGACGCCTCGAACATGCTCAAGCCCGCCCTCGCCCGCGGCGAGATCCAGTGCATCGGGGCGACGACGCTCGACGAGTACCGCAAGCACATCGAGAAGGACGGCGCCCTCGAGCGCCGGTTCCAGTCGGTCATCATCAATCCGCCGACCGAGAACGAGACGATCCGGATCATCAAGGGGCTCCGCGACAAGTACGAGGCCCATCACCGGACGAAGTTCACCGACGAGGCCATCACGCAGGCCGTGCACCTCTCGCAGCGGTACATCCAGGGCAGATTCCTCCCCGACAAGGCGATCGACATCATCGACGAGGCGGGGGCGCGGGCGCGCCTGACCGTCACGACCGTGCCGGAGGAGCTCCGCAAGATCGAGAAACGCATCGAGGAGGTCGCCCTCGAGAAGGAATCGGCGATCCAGGCCCAGGAATTCGAGAAGGCCGCCGCCTTCCGCGACACGGAGAAGGAGCTCCGGGGCACCCTGCAGGAGATGCACCGCGAGTGGAGCGAATCCCGGCAGGAGAAGGAGTCGGTCGTCACCGAGAAGGACATCGCGGCCGTCATCTCGGAGATGACCGGTATCCCCGTCTCCGACGTCGAGGAGGAGGAGACGGTCAAGCTCCTCAATCTCGAGGGGGAGCTGCGCAGGCGGGTCGTCGGCCAGGAGGAGGCCCTCAAGGCGATCGCCACCGCCGTGCGCCGGAACCGCGCGGGCCTGCGCGATCCGCGGCGTCCGATCGGTTCCTTCATCTTCCTCGGACCGACGGGCGTGGGCAAGACCGAACTCGCCCGCACGCTCTCGGCCACCCTCTTCGAGAGCGAGGACGCCCTCATCCAGATCGACATGTCGGAGTACATGGAGAAGTTCGCCATCTCGCGGCTCGTCGGCGCGCCCCCGGGATACGTGGGGTACGAGGAGGGAGGCCAGCTCACCGAGAAGGTGCGCCGCAAGCCCTACTCCGTCGTGCTGCTCGACGAGATCGAGAAGGCGCACCCGGATGTCTTCAACCTCCTTCTGCAGATCCTCGAGGAGGGGTCGCTCACCGATTCCTTCGGCCGCCGGGTCGATTTCAAGAACACCGTCCTGATCATGACCTCCAACGTCGGGGCCAAGGAGGTCAAGGGCAGGAAGGGGATGGGTTTCGTCTCCGACGAGGACGATGCCGGCTACCAGCACATGAAGTCGAAGATCCTCGATGCGGCGAAGCAGCTCTTCAATCCCGAGTTCATCAACCGTCTCGACGAGATCATCGTCTTCCGCCAGCTCCTCCGCGAGGATCTCATGCAGATCATCGAGATCCTCCTCGCCGATCTCTACAGGCGGCTCGAGTCGCAGGGGCTCGATTTCGAGATCACGATGGAGGCGAAGGAGTACATCCTCGACCGGGGCTTCGATCCCGAGCTCGGCGCCCGCCCCCTCAAGCGGGCGATCCAGAAGCTGCTCGAGGATCCGCTCTCCGAGCGGATGCTCTCCGGGGCGATCACCAGGAACGAGCGGCTCCGGATCACCACCGACCCCGGGGCGAAGACCCTCCTCTTCGAGACGGTGAAGCAGACCCAGCCCTGA
- the lysS gene encoding lysine--tRNA ligase → MGIEPYPYRFERTHRIGEAIEAGEELIERKETVALAGRFTAVRGHGHTSFGDIRDDTARIQIYIKDADVDEKTFALFRLLDVGDIVGLRGHLFRTRTGELTLHVAGLELLGKSLLPLPEKYHGLKDKEIRYRRRYLDLIVNDEVLGVFLTRSRIIESLRRFLSANRFIEVETPILQPIYGGALARPFVTHHNALDIPLYLRIADELYLKRLIVGGMERVCEFAKDFRNEGMDRSHNPEFTMLECYAAWWDYRDMMAFVEEMWTTLAREIVGATTISYGEHKIDLAAPWRRLAFHDAIAEKTGRSLRDADEAAIAGAAKKAGIDVDGLTGRGELLDAIFSELVEPELIQPVFITDYPIELSPLAKVHRSEPGLVERFEPYIAGFEVGNAFSELNDPLDQRARFEDQARMRAAGAEEVHPVDEDYLRALEYGMPPTGGLGVGIDRLVMLLTDSPSIRDVILFPQMRPEKGR, encoded by the coding sequence ATGGGGATAGAGCCGTATCCGTACCGTTTCGAGCGCACGCACCGGATCGGCGAGGCGATCGAGGCGGGCGAGGAGCTGATCGAGCGGAAGGAGACTGTCGCGCTCGCCGGGCGCTTCACGGCCGTGCGGGGGCACGGGCACACGTCCTTCGGCGACATCAGGGACGACACCGCCCGGATCCAGATCTACATCAAGGACGCCGATGTCGACGAGAAGACGTTCGCGCTCTTCAGGCTTCTCGACGTCGGCGACATCGTCGGTCTCCGCGGCCATCTCTTCCGGACGCGCACCGGGGAGCTGACGCTCCACGTCGCCGGGCTCGAGCTGCTCGGCAAGTCGCTTTTGCCCCTGCCGGAGAAGTACCACGGGCTCAAGGACAAGGAAATCAGGTACCGCCGCCGGTACCTCGATCTCATCGTGAACGACGAGGTGCTCGGCGTCTTTTTGACGCGCTCGCGCATCATCGAGAGTCTGCGGCGGTTCCTCTCCGCCAACCGGTTCATCGAGGTCGAGACGCCGATCCTGCAGCCGATCTACGGCGGGGCACTCGCCCGCCCCTTCGTCACCCACCACAACGCCCTCGACATACCCCTCTACCTGCGGATCGCCGACGAGCTCTATCTCAAGCGGCTCATCGTGGGGGGGATGGAACGGGTCTGCGAGTTCGCGAAGGACTTCCGCAACGAGGGGATGGACCGTTCGCACAATCCCGAGTTCACCATGCTGGAGTGCTACGCCGCCTGGTGGGACTACCGCGACATGATGGCCTTCGTCGAGGAGATGTGGACGACGCTCGCGCGCGAGATCGTCGGCGCGACGACGATCTCCTACGGAGAGCACAAGATCGACCTCGCCGCCCCGTGGCGCCGGCTCGCCTTCCACGATGCGATCGCGGAGAAGACGGGGCGGAGCCTGCGCGACGCCGACGAGGCGGCTATCGCCGGCGCGGCGAAAAAGGCGGGGATCGACGTCGACGGGTTGACCGGACGGGGCGAGCTGCTCGACGCGATCTTCTCGGAGCTCGTCGAGCCGGAGCTGATCCAGCCGGTGTTCATCACCGACTACCCGATCGAGCTCTCCCCGCTCGCCAAGGTCCACCGGAGCGAGCCGGGGCTCGTCGAGCGGTTCGAGCCGTACATCGCGGGCTTCGAGGTGGGAAACGCCTTCAGCGAGCTGAACGATCCCCTCGACCAGCGGGCGAGGTTCGAGGACCAGGCGCGGATGCGCGCCGCCGGGGCCGAGGAGGTCCACCCGGTCGACGAGGATTACCTCCGGGCGCTCGAGTACGGGATGCCGCCGACCGGCGGGCTCGGCGTCGGCATCGACCGGCTCGTGATGCTTCTCACCGATTCCCCCTCGATCCGCGACGTCATCCTCTTTCCGCAGATGCGGCCAGAGAAAGGCCGCTGA
- the bamA gene encoding outer membrane protein assembly factor BamA has translation MARTRLACMTMTMLLLLAAPAIAQRIDRIEVRGNRNISAERIISIFGLREGVDFRPEAVTAGIKRLVRSKDFADIRAFRRIEGGAVTIVLEVQEYPRVSRVVVEGTDKLKKSDVEAKILLREGFFARPSIMTKDAEAIRALYAEKGYNRTRVETVTGTPDDDGRAVVLYRIREGGKIKIRHIDFLGNGQIDSKTLRDAMESSEDRWWRGGDLKPKQIEEDLKTLRRLYENEGYLDATVELASQEEVDGGGKVDLFIAVDEGPRYVLGDITWSGNETVTDEEIAALITVEEGDPYAREMIEIGQVGQVNSLYWERGYIWSRVIPERSIRRRRIDLDLQIVENDPAYIREIKISGNAKTFEDVIRREFRTYPGDKFELNRVQRSLRDVFQLGYFAGPPNIDTEPVNDAGDINLLIAVEEKQTGNFKFGFGFSQLYSASGFFGIQEPNFLGRGNSIALDWEFGKYRTNLNCRYTEPNLFGTETAFTVNLFNWILDRVQQLYYTDRRKGFSLQLGHPFPLLDYTRISGSYRLEQVELSNFSESYPETGALREVDWPLNKSSFMLSLTRNSTDSPFHPTTGSVTSLSTEFAGGPLGGNVKFIRYTAGMSWFRNIFWKFTFHLDMTAGLIDDFGGAGGVQDYEKYRLGGNRRYALRGYDFYEVVPDGNDAYVGGNFMTTFTQEILFPFSSQVYGLIFLDAGNVWNSFGEANIFDLRRGLGLGVRLEMPGLGNLGFDYGYGFDKDGAPGWEPHFTFGTFF, from the coding sequence ATGGCCCGCACGAGACTCGCGTGCATGACGATGACGATGCTCCTTCTCCTCGCCGCGCCGGCGATCGCGCAGAGGATCGACCGCATCGAGGTCAGGGGGAACAGGAATATCTCCGCGGAGAGGATCATCTCGATCTTCGGCCTCAGGGAAGGTGTCGATTTCCGTCCCGAGGCCGTCACGGCGGGGATCAAGCGTCTCGTCCGCTCGAAGGATTTCGCCGACATCCGGGCCTTCCGGCGGATCGAGGGCGGGGCGGTGACGATCGTCCTCGAGGTGCAGGAGTATCCCCGGGTGAGCCGCGTCGTCGTCGAGGGCACCGACAAGCTCAAAAAGAGCGACGTCGAGGCCAAGATCCTCCTGCGTGAAGGCTTCTTCGCGCGCCCGTCGATCATGACGAAGGACGCCGAGGCGATCCGCGCGCTCTACGCCGAGAAGGGATACAACCGCACGCGGGTCGAGACGGTCACGGGAACGCCCGACGACGACGGCCGGGCGGTGGTGCTCTATCGCATCCGCGAGGGCGGCAAGATCAAGATCCGCCACATCGATTTCCTGGGCAACGGCCAGATCGACTCGAAGACGCTCCGCGACGCGATGGAGAGCAGCGAGGACCGATGGTGGCGCGGCGGCGATCTCAAGCCGAAGCAGATCGAGGAGGATCTCAAGACCCTCCGGCGGCTCTACGAGAACGAGGGATACCTCGACGCAACCGTCGAACTGGCCTCGCAGGAGGAGGTCGACGGGGGGGGGAAGGTCGATCTCTTCATCGCCGTCGACGAGGGGCCGCGGTACGTTCTCGGTGATATCACCTGGTCGGGGAACGAGACGGTCACCGACGAGGAGATCGCCGCCTTGATCACGGTCGAGGAAGGGGATCCCTACGCCCGCGAGATGATCGAGATCGGGCAGGTCGGGCAGGTCAACAGCCTCTACTGGGAGCGGGGGTACATCTGGAGCAGGGTGATTCCCGAGCGGTCGATCCGACGCCGGCGCATCGACCTCGATCTGCAGATCGTCGAGAACGATCCGGCGTACATCAGGGAGATCAAGATCTCCGGCAATGCCAAGACCTTCGAGGACGTCATCCGGCGCGAGTTCCGGACCTACCCGGGCGACAAGTTCGAGCTGAACCGCGTGCAGCGGAGCCTCAGGGACGTCTTCCAGCTCGGGTACTTCGCCGGTCCCCCGAACATCGACACCGAGCCGGTGAACGACGCGGGAGACATCAACCTGCTCATCGCCGTCGAGGAGAAGCAGACGGGTAACTTCAAGTTCGGCTTCGGTTTCTCCCAGCTCTACTCCGCGAGCGGATTCTTCGGCATCCAGGAGCCGAATTTTCTCGGCAGGGGCAACAGCATCGCCCTCGACTGGGAGTTCGGAAAGTACCGGACCAACCTGAACTGCCGGTACACCGAGCCGAACCTCTTCGGCACCGAGACGGCCTTCACCGTCAATCTCTTCAACTGGATACTCGACCGGGTGCAGCAGCTCTACTACACCGACCGCAGGAAGGGCTTCTCGCTGCAGCTCGGTCATCCCTTCCCGCTGCTCGACTACACGCGGATCTCCGGCTCCTACCGGCTCGAGCAGGTCGAGCTCTCGAACTTCTCCGAGAGCTACCCCGAGACGGGGGCGCTCCGGGAGGTCGACTGGCCGCTCAACAAGAGCTCGTTCATGCTGTCGCTCACCCGGAACTCGACCGACAGCCCCTTCCACCCGACGACGGGGTCGGTCACGAGCCTGAGCACCGAGTTCGCCGGCGGACCCCTCGGGGGAAACGTGAAGTTCATCCGCTACACTGCCGGCATGTCGTGGTTCCGCAACATCTTCTGGAAGTTCACGTTCCATCTCGACATGACCGCCGGTCTGATCGACGACTTCGGCGGCGCGGGGGGGGTCCAGGACTACGAGAAGTACCGGCTCGGCGGAAACCGCCGTTACGCGTTGCGGGGCTACGATTTCTACGAGGTCGTCCCCGACGGGAACGACGCCTACGTCGGCGGCAATTTCATGACCACCTTCACGCAGGAGATCCTCTTCCCCTTCTCCTCCCAGGTCTACGGTTTGATCTTCCTCGACGCGGGGAATGTCTGGAACTCCTTCGGCGAAGCGAATATATTCGATCTCAGGCGGGGGCTCGGCCTCGGGGTGAGGCTCGAGATGCCCGGCCTCGGCAATCTCGGATTCGATTACGGGTACGGTTTCGACAAGGACGGGGCCCCCGGGTGGGAACCCCATTTCACCTTCGGCACCTTCTTCTAA